A region from the Polaribacter sp. Hel1_33_78 genome encodes:
- a CDS encoding sodium:solute symporter family protein, which translates to MSIQVWTWILVGITFALYIGIAIWTRAGSTKEFYVAGGGVSPLANGLATAADWMSAASFISMAGLISFNGYDGSVYLMGWTGGYVLLALLLAPYLRKFGKFTVPDFIGDRYYSNVARSVAVFCALLVSFTYVAGQMRGVGLVFSRFLEVDINTGVIIGMIIVLFYAVLGGMKGITYTQVAQYCVLIFAFMVPAIFISIQMTGNPIPQLGFGGMDEGGVYLLDKLDGLHKELGFAEYTSGSKSTLDVFFITGALMVGTAGLPHVIVRFFTVKRVADARKSAGWALLFIAILYTTAPAIAVFSRTNLIETVSNKEYATLPDWFGNWEKTGLIKFDDKNNDGLVQYLADTKKNELIVDKDIMVLANPEIAQLPNWVIALVAAGGLAAALSTAAGLLLVISSSVSHDLIKKMINPDISEKGELVAARLSAVVAVCVAGYFGINPPDFVAATVALAFGLAAASFFPAIVLGIFSKRMNKEGAISGMLVGILLMLFYMMKFKFDWFGGGGKADWWFGISPEGFGTVAMITNFIISLIVSRFTPEPPSKVREIVENIRIPSGVNEAQHH; encoded by the coding sequence ATGAGCATTCAAGTTTGGACATGGATTTTAGTAGGAATTACATTTGCATTATACATAGGAATTGCAATTTGGACCAGAGCAGGATCAACAAAAGAATTTTATGTGGCTGGAGGTGGTGTTTCTCCTTTAGCAAATGGATTAGCGACTGCAGCAGATTGGATGTCCGCAGCATCTTTCATTTCAATGGCAGGTCTTATTTCGTTTAACGGCTATGACGGTTCTGTATATCTAATGGGTTGGACAGGAGGTTATGTTTTACTAGCGCTATTGTTAGCACCATATTTAAGAAAATTTGGAAAATTTACAGTCCCAGATTTTATTGGAGATCGGTATTATTCTAACGTAGCAAGAAGTGTAGCTGTATTTTGTGCGCTTTTAGTTTCATTTACTTATGTAGCTGGTCAAATGCGTGGAGTAGGTTTAGTATTCTCTCGTTTTTTAGAAGTTGATATCAATACAGGTGTAATTATTGGGATGATAATTGTTCTTTTTTATGCTGTTTTAGGAGGAATGAAAGGAATTACATATACACAAGTTGCACAATATTGTGTGTTGATTTTTGCTTTTATGGTGCCTGCAATTTTTATTTCAATTCAAATGACAGGTAACCCAATACCTCAATTAGGTTTTGGAGGAATGGATGAAGGTGGTGTTTACCTTTTAGATAAGTTAGATGGTTTACACAAAGAATTAGGTTTTGCAGAATATACATCAGGAAGTAAATCAACGTTAGATGTTTTTTTTATTACAGGTGCACTAATGGTTGGTACTGCAGGGTTGCCACACGTAATTGTTCGTTTTTTTACAGTAAAAAGAGTTGCAGATGCAAGAAAATCTGCAGGTTGGGCATTATTGTTTATAGCCATTTTATACACAACAGCACCAGCAATAGCTGTTTTTTCAAGAACAAATTTAATTGAAACTGTAAGTAATAAAGAATATGCAACCTTACCTGATTGGTTTGGTAATTGGGAAAAAACAGGACTCATAAAGTTTGATGACAAGAATAACGATGGGTTAGTTCAGTATTTAGCAGATACTAAAAAGAATGAACTAATAGTTGATAAAGATATTATGGTTTTAGCAAACCCAGAAATTGCACAATTACCAAATTGGGTAATTGCTTTAGTTGCAGCAGGAGGTTTAGCAGCTGCTTTATCTACTGCAGCTGGGTTGTTATTAGTTATTTCATCATCAGTTTCTCACGATTTAATTAAGAAAATGATAAATCCAGACATTTCTGAAAAAGGAGAATTAGTAGCAGCAAGGTTATCAGCAGTCGTTGCAGTATGTGTGGCTGGTTATTTTGGTATAAATCCACCAGATTTTGTTGCAGCAACAGTAGCTTTGGCTTTTGGTTTGGCAGCAGCATCCTTTTTTCCAGCAATCGTTTTAGGTATTTTTAGTAAAAGAATGAATAAAGAAGGTGCAATTTCAGGAATGTTAGTAGGTATTTTATTAATGCTTTTTTATATGATGAAATTCAAATTCGATTGGTTTGGTGGTGGAGGTAAAGCAGATTGGTGGTTTGGAATTTCACCAGAAGGATTTGGTACAGTGGCCATGATTACTAATTTTATTATTTCTCTTATTGTTTCTAGGTTTACACCAGAACCACCAAGTAAGGTTAGAGAAATTGTCGAAAACATAAGGATCCCAAGTGGGGTAAATGAAGCACAACATCACTAA